Proteins encoded together in one Deltaproteobacteria bacterium window:
- a CDS encoding amino acid ABC transporter ATP-binding protein, translating into MIEIKNVSKWFGDFQVLIDINETIRRGQTVVICGPSGSGKSTLLRCINGLEPYQQGEILVDGTSLSDPKTNFYQLRQKIGMVFQRFELYPHMTALRNISLAPMKVLKKTKKEAEKKAMELLERVGIPDKAHEYPANLSGGQQQRVAIARSLAMEPKYMLFDEPTSALDPEMINEVLEVMVDLAKEGMTMIVVTHEMGFAREVADEIIFMDEGKIVERGTDEQFFRNPKYERTRDFLSQILV; encoded by the coding sequence ATGATAGAAATCAAGAATGTCAGCAAGTGGTTCGGTGATTTTCAAGTGCTCATCGACATCAACGAGACAATCCGTCGAGGGCAGACCGTGGTAATTTGTGGGCCAAGTGGTTCCGGCAAGAGCACCCTCCTTCGCTGTATCAACGGACTGGAGCCGTATCAACAAGGAGAGATCCTGGTTGACGGCACCTCCCTGAGCGATCCCAAAACCAACTTTTATCAGCTCAGACAGAAGATCGGTATGGTATTTCAGCGCTTCGAACTGTACCCGCACATGACGGCCCTTCGCAACATCAGCCTTGCTCCCATGAAAGTGCTCAAGAAAACCAAAAAGGAGGCGGAGAAAAAGGCCATGGAGCTCCTTGAAAGGGTGGGCATACCCGATAAGGCCCACGAATACCCGGCCAACCTTTCAGGGGGACAACAGCAGCGGGTTGCCATTGCTCGCAGTCTGGCTATGGAACCGAAGTACATGCTGTTCGATGAGCCCACTTCAGCGCTGGATCCAGAAATGATCAACGAGGTACTCGAAGTCATGGTTGACCTTGCCAAAGAGGGAATGACCATGATCGTGGTGACTCACGAAATGGGCTTTGCCAGGGAGGTGGCGGACGAAATTATCTTCATGGACGAGGGCAAGATTGTCGAACGAGGTACGGACGAGCAATTCTTCAGGAATCCCAAGTACGAACGCACCAGAGACTTTCTCAGCCAGATTCTGGTCTGA
- a CDS encoding D-cysteine desulfhydrase, translating to MNLARFPRRRYTEGRTPLEKLSRLSRALGGPTIYMKRDDLLGLAAGGNKTRKLEFLVADALAQQVDTLITCGAVQSNHCRLTLAAAVKEGLKCRLVLEERVPGSYSPKASGNNLLFHLMGVEKIKVVPGGSDMMQEMQQVAAEVAAEGGKAYVIPGGASTPIGALGYVACAEEILAQAFENGVRIDQVVCASGSAGTHAGLVTGFSGTNSNIDVIGINVSRPKEIQEEIVHHLAEQTASLLGIAAGIPRDAVLCFADYVGPGYSLPTPEMVEAVKLVARTEAILLDPVYTGKAMAGLIDLLRKDYFRKDENVLFVHTGGSPALYAYVPEFMQ from the coding sequence ATGAACCTAGCGCGCTTTCCTCGCAGACGATATACTGAAGGCCGCACCCCTCTGGAAAAGCTTTCCCGTCTTTCCCGAGCCCTAGGTGGCCCCACCATTTACATGAAAAGGGACGACCTTCTTGGTCTGGCTGCCGGCGGCAACAAGACCAGAAAGCTGGAATTTCTCGTTGCCGACGCCCTCGCCCAGCAGGTTGACACCCTCATTACCTGCGGCGCGGTCCAGTCCAATCACTGTCGCTTGACTCTGGCTGCCGCAGTTAAAGAAGGCCTGAAATGCCGCCTGGTTCTGGAGGAACGCGTTCCAGGCAGCTACAGCCCCAAGGCCAGCGGCAACAACTTGCTCTTTCATCTCATGGGAGTAGAAAAAATTAAAGTTGTACCCGGCGGCTCCGATATGATGCAAGAAATGCAGCAGGTGGCAGCAGAGGTGGCAGCAGAGGGAGGAAAAGCATACGTGATACCAGGTGGTGCTTCCACTCCCATTGGCGCCCTCGGCTATGTGGCCTGTGCCGAAGAAATACTGGCGCAAGCGTTTGAAAATGGTGTCAGAATAGATCAGGTGGTCTGTGCCAGCGGCAGTGCTGGCACTCACGCCGGCCTGGTAACCGGTTTCTCCGGGACCAACAGCAATATTGACGTAATTGGCATCAATGTCAGCCGCCCCAAGGAGATTCAGGAAGAAATAGTACACCATCTTGCGGAGCAAACTGCCTCTCTTCTCGGAATTGCAGCAGGAATACCAAGAGATGCCGTGCTTTGCTTTGCTGATTATGTGGGGCCGGGGTACTCCCTGCCCACGCCTGAGATGGTGGAAGCCGTTAAGCTGGTGGCCAGAACTGAAGCAATTCTTCTAGACCCCGTCTACACCGGCAAGGCAATGGCCGGCCTCATCGATCTGCTGAGAAAGGATTACTTCCGTAAAGATGAAAACGTGCTCTTCGTCCACACCGGCGGCTCACCCGCCCTGTACGCCTACGTCCCAGAATTCATGCAGTAA
- a CDS encoding AbrB/MazE/SpoVT family DNA-binding domain-containing protein, whose translation MPEAVLSSKGQVVLPREIRETLGLREGDRLRVEIEDDHITIRPIRSSNVQDWRRWRGVLAGTTALADHLAEHSEEVTDERLP comes from the coding sequence ATGCCCGAAGCAGTTCTTTCTTCTAAAGGTCAGGTTGTCCTGCCCAGAGAGATTCGAGAGACACTGGGCTTGAGGGAAGGAGATCGTCTGCGGGTTGAGATCGAAGATGACCATATCACCATCCGACCGATACGGTCCAGTAATGTGCAGGACTGGCGACGCTGGCGCGGTGTTCTTGCTGGAACAACCGCCCTGGCAGATCACCTGGCCGAGCATAGTGAAGAGGTGACTGATGAGCGTCTGCCTTGA
- a CDS encoding radical SAM protein: MDLTPFKTCSLDCIFCQLGRTTHKTVVRQEYVPTAEVIAELEKWLETDGKADYITLSGSGEPTLHSCFGEVIEFIKVKSTIPTALLTNGTMLQSQEVRQAASQANTVKVSLSAWDQDSYERVNRPHQQLQFDQLVESQRVFAAQFSGKLWLEIFLIEGVNSMPEDVRKIAALVRTINVERVQFNTAIRPSAEQFVKPLSHEDMRVLVHLFQPPAEIIPEFSAATVKKMPVTQEMVFSMLQRRPCTAEQIADAFNMHPNEVAKYLGRLLRTERIRTVRKNGVVYYLAAGREVIMGD; this comes from the coding sequence GTGGATCTTACGCCTTTCAAGACATGCAGTCTGGATTGCATCTTTTGTCAACTGGGGCGAACAACACACAAGACCGTTGTTCGCCAGGAATACGTTCCTACTGCTGAAGTAATTGCCGAACTGGAAAAGTGGTTAGAGACTGACGGCAAGGCAGACTATATTACCCTTTCCGGTTCAGGAGAACCAACACTGCATAGTTGCTTCGGCGAGGTTATCGAGTTCATCAAAGTAAAGAGCACAATTCCAACGGCGCTTCTAACTAATGGCACTATGCTGCAGTCCCAGGAAGTTCGGCAGGCGGCTTCTCAGGCCAATACTGTGAAGGTTTCTCTGAGCGCCTGGGATCAGGATTCCTACGAGAGAGTGAACCGACCCCACCAGCAATTGCAGTTCGATCAACTGGTTGAAAGTCAGAGGGTTTTTGCAGCGCAATTCAGCGGAAAATTATGGCTGGAGATTTTTCTTATAGAAGGCGTCAACTCAATGCCCGAGGATGTGAGAAAAATCGCCGCTTTGGTAAGGACAATCAATGTGGAACGTGTTCAATTTAACACTGCTATACGTCCCTCGGCTGAACAGTTTGTCAAACCGCTGTCACATGAAGACATGCGTGTTCTAGTTCACCTGTTTCAGCCGCCGGCAGAGATCATCCCAGAATTCAGCGCAGCCACAGTAAAAAAAATGCCGGTTACGCAAGAGATGGTTTTTTCCATGCTGCAGCGCCGTCCGTGCACGGCGGAACAAATAGCCGATGCATTCAACATGCATCCGAATGAGGTAGCGAAATATCTCGGAAGATTGCTTCGAACAGAAAGGATCCGAACAGTGCGCAAGAATGGCGTGGTTTACTATCTAGCCGCCGGCAGGGAAGTAATAATGGGGGACTAG
- the arfB gene encoding aminoacyl-tRNA hydrolase: protein MLRISDEIAVLMHEVELQPIRAQGAGGQKVNKVATAVHLRFDIKGSSLPETCKEALLRYNDHRISKEGIIIIKAQRYRNLEKNREDALNRLKELIKGATVVRKKRKPTKPPRRWQERRLESKIRRGQLKRLRQRIEEE, encoded by the coding sequence ATGCTGAGAATCTCAGACGAAATAGCTGTGCTAATGCATGAAGTGGAATTGCAGCCGATTCGGGCGCAGGGTGCGGGTGGTCAGAAGGTTAACAAGGTGGCCACCGCAGTGCACCTCCGTTTTGATATCAAGGGATCGTCGCTGCCTGAAACCTGTAAAGAAGCGCTGCTGAGGTACAATGATCATCGTATTTCAAAAGAGGGTATAATTATCATCAAGGCCCAGCGGTATCGCAATCTGGAAAAGAACAGAGAAGATGCACTCAACCGACTGAAAGAACTGATCAAGGGAGCGACTGTTGTCCGCAAAAAGCGAAAACCTACAAAGCCCCCACGAAGGTGGCAAGAAAGACGCCTCGAAAGCAAAATACGGCGAGGACAATTGAAAAGATTGAGACAAAGGATTGAAGAGGAATAG
- a CDS encoding transporter substrate-binding domain-containing protein: protein MKRVGIIALAIACCVSLLAAPVLADQTMDQIEKTGKIKLGFREGSIPFAYVDPKVGKHVGFSVDMAHLLAENLSKRFGKKIEIVPYTVTPKTRIPMVVNGTIDVEMGSTTYTQKREEQADFSMIFFFSETTFLVAKDSGITKLEDLNGKRVGAARGTTNLRAVEALAKQGKFKPRDIVVTETHPQGMLALKSGKIEAYSTDRSLLEGLRMKDQHPEKWMTVPFAIAYEPYAYIMREGNSDFRDFVNNTIIWSIKTGKFFELYDKWMGPNGVVPIPMSEAYRNYLQMMVYPISDGWWKK, encoded by the coding sequence ATGAAGAGAGTAGGGATAATTGCTCTGGCAATTGCCTGCTGTGTGTCTCTTTTGGCCGCGCCGGTCTTGGCTGATCAGACCATGGACCAGATAGAGAAGACAGGCAAGATCAAACTGGGGTTCAGGGAGGGATCCATACCTTTCGCCTATGTGGACCCAAAGGTGGGAAAGCACGTTGGCTTTTCTGTAGATATGGCTCATCTGTTGGCGGAAAACCTCAGCAAACGATTCGGCAAGAAAATTGAGATAGTACCGTACACCGTTACCCCGAAAACTCGTATACCCATGGTAGTAAACGGTACCATCGACGTGGAAATGGGCTCCACCACCTACACCCAGAAGCGGGAAGAACAGGCTGATTTTAGCATGATTTTCTTCTTCTCAGAGACCACCTTCCTGGTTGCCAAGGACAGCGGCATCACCAAGCTGGAGGATCTCAACGGCAAACGGGTGGGTGCCGCCAGGGGGACAACGAACCTGCGGGCAGTGGAAGCTCTGGCCAAACAAGGTAAATTTAAACCCAGGGACATTGTTGTCACTGAAACCCATCCTCAGGGAATGTTGGCTTTGAAAAGTGGAAAAATCGAGGCCTACTCCACTGACCGCAGTCTTCTGGAAGGATTGCGAATGAAAGATCAGCACCCGGAAAAATGGATGACCGTCCCCTTTGCTATTGCCTACGAACCCTATGCCTATATTATGCGTGAGGGAAACTCCGACTTCCGGGACTTCGTTAACAACACCATAATCTGGTCCATCAAGACCGGCAAATTCTTTGAACTGTACGATAAATGGATGGGACCCAATGGTGTTGTCCCCATCCCTATGTCCGAAGCCTACAGGAACTATCTACAGATGATGGTCTATCCCATTTCAGACGGTTGGTGGAAAAAATAG
- a CDS encoding FxsA family protein, protein MFLKLFLGFTLVPIAEIYLLIKIGSHIGALNTIAVVIVTGILGASLARLQGLQTLVRVRQSLEHGELPAEEMLDALLIFVAGVVLLTPGFITDLAGLALLIPQSRNRFKRWLRKKFDVWMTTHPYGESW, encoded by the coding sequence ATGTTTCTCAAGCTCTTTCTAGGTTTTACCCTTGTGCCCATCGCAGAGATCTATTTGCTGATCAAAATCGGCTCACACATAGGCGCACTCAATACCATTGCTGTGGTGATTGTTACCGGCATCCTGGGTGCTTCCCTGGCAAGGCTGCAGGGCCTTCAGACGCTTGTTAGGGTTCGGCAGAGTCTGGAGCATGGTGAACTCCCGGCAGAGGAAATGCTGGATGCCCTGCTTATCTTCGTGGCTGGAGTCGTGCTTTTGACGCCTGGCTTCATAACTGATCTTGCGGGGCTTGCCTTGCTGATTCCGCAGTCGAGGAACAGATTCAAACGGTGGCTGCGGAAAAAATTCGATGTGTGGATGACAACTCACCCTTATGGTGAGAGCTGGTAA
- a CDS encoding type II toxin-antitoxin system VapC family toxin — MSVCLDAFAMLSWLQDAAGAHEVEEYLTRAAEDEQFNCYLSTINLGEVFYRLVRVRNLEEAEAFWEEVRRGNLPVKLVEPTRNRVREAARIKGQYPVAFADAFAAQTAREKAVPLVTGDPELKILADKGMISLLWLGPA, encoded by the coding sequence ATGAGCGTCTGCCTTGATGCTTTCGCAATGCTGAGCTGGCTACAGGATGCGGCAGGAGCTCATGAGGTAGAAGAATATCTGACCCGGGCAGCCGAGGATGAACAATTCAATTGTTACCTTTCCACGATCAATCTGGGAGAGGTCTTCTATCGTCTTGTACGTGTTCGAAACCTTGAAGAGGCTGAAGCTTTCTGGGAAGAGGTTCGGCGGGGGAATCTGCCTGTGAAGCTGGTGGAACCCACGCGCAACAGAGTCCGTGAGGCAGCTCGCATAAAAGGTCAGTATCCTGTAGCTTTCGCGGATGCCTTCGCCGCCCAAACAGCGCGAGAAAAGGCAGTGCCACTGGTCACAGGTGATCCTGAATTGAAGATACTGGCAGACAAAGGCATGATTTCTTTGCTTTGGTTGGGACCCGCCTGA
- a CDS encoding amino acid racemase yields the protein MSRKVIGILGGMGPEATLACFAMIIQNTPATRDQDHLRVIIYSNPEVPDRTAAITGKGESPVPMLVQGCRTLAQAGADFIIIPCVSAHYFLEELQEQTTLPILSIFDMVAEAIATQHPGVKKVGLLATSGTIQGRAFQKRLSESDIETITCEAADQNLVMQAIYDLKKSSPQRSRPAIRADLIEVVGRLIRRGAAGIVAGCTEIPLALSQEHLQVPYFDSLGLLARAAIRQAGIEPLSDSC from the coding sequence ATGTCACGAAAAGTCATCGGTATTCTAGGTGGTATGGGACCTGAAGCAACTCTGGCTTGCTTTGCCATGATAATTCAAAATACCCCGGCAACAAGAGATCAGGACCATTTGCGGGTCATCATCTACTCGAATCCAGAGGTGCCCGACCGCACTGCAGCCATTACTGGCAAAGGAGAGTCCCCTGTGCCCATGCTGGTGCAAGGATGCAGGACACTGGCGCAGGCCGGTGCGGATTTCATCATCATTCCCTGTGTCTCGGCTCACTATTTCCTGGAAGAATTGCAGGAACAGACAACCTTGCCGATCCTTTCAATCTTTGATATGGTAGCAGAGGCTATAGCGACTCAACATCCCGGAGTCAAAAAGGTAGGGTTGCTGGCCACTTCAGGTACAATTCAGGGCCGGGCATTCCAGAAGCGTCTAAGTGAAAGTGATATCGAGACCATCACCTGCGAGGCAGCCGACCAGAATCTGGTTATGCAGGCCATCTACGATCTCAAGAAAAGCTCCCCCCAACGTTCGCGTCCTGCAATCAGGGCCGATCTCATCGAGGTTGTCGGCAGACTCATCCGCAGGGGAGCAGCAGGGATAGTTGCCGGCTGCACCGAGATTCCTCTGGCTTTGAGCCAGGAGCATCTCCAGGTGCCCTACTTTGATTCGCTCGGCCTGCTCGCCAGGGCTGCCATTCGCCAGGCTGGAATCGAACCACTCTCTGACAGCTGTTAA
- a CDS encoding ABC transporter ATP-binding protein: MTRVPVLLKNVTKRFGKKGEEILAVDRFSHDFEAGKLTTLLGPSGCGKTTTLRCIAGFYEPEEGDIVVGGKRVNHLPPYQRPTGTVFQNYALFPHMTVFENVAYGLKIKKLPAAEIKKKVAAGLELLQLGGMEDRMPDQLSGGQQQRVAIARVLVNEPQVLLFDEPLSNLDAKLRLYMRGEIRNLQERLGITTIYVTHDQEEATSISDTMLVMNQGRIEQVGSPIEIYRRPATKFVAEFIGITNYLHGTVQKMTGNRVQISLYEAVFEVEVDDRFEEGEEVTIVARPEMLRFAEEGEAALRGKIKNAFFLGSLARYEIEVANGHLISLDDANPTHFRARGTNVAVALDTLTVYVKKTDV; encoded by the coding sequence ATGACCAGGGTCCCTGTTCTTTTGAAGAACGTCACCAAGCGCTTTGGCAAAAAGGGAGAGGAAATACTCGCTGTAGATCGGTTCAGCCATGATTTCGAGGCTGGCAAACTCACTACTCTTTTGGGTCCGAGTGGCTGCGGCAAGACTACTACCCTGCGATGTATCGCAGGCTTTTACGAGCCCGAGGAGGGCGACATAGTTGTGGGAGGAAAACGGGTCAACCATCTGCCTCCTTACCAGAGGCCAACAGGGACCGTATTTCAGAATTATGCTCTTTTTCCACATATGACTGTGTTCGAAAATGTTGCCTACGGCCTCAAGATCAAAAAGCTTCCGGCGGCGGAGATAAAGAAAAAAGTGGCAGCCGGCCTCGAACTCCTGCAACTCGGCGGCATGGAAGATCGGATGCCTGACCAGCTTTCCGGCGGCCAGCAGCAGCGGGTGGCCATTGCCCGGGTGCTGGTGAACGAACCACAGGTCTTGCTCTTTGACGAACCTCTGTCGAATCTTGATGCCAAACTGCGTCTCTACATGCGGGGGGAGATTCGGAACCTGCAGGAACGGCTGGGAATCACCACCATCTACGTAACCCACGATCAGGAAGAGGCCACCAGCATCTCGGATACTATGCTAGTAATGAATCAGGGACGTATCGAACAGGTGGGCTCACCCATAGAAATATACCGCAGACCGGCAACCAAGTTCGTTGCCGAGTTTATAGGCATAACCAACTACCTGCACGGTACGGTGCAGAAAATGACAGGAAACCGGGTGCAGATCAGTCTCTATGAGGCCGTCTTCGAGGTGGAGGTGGATGACCGCTTTGAAGAGGGTGAGGAGGTGACCATCGTTGCCCGTCCCGAGATGCTACGCTTTGCAGAAGAAGGTGAGGCAGCACTCAGGGGGAAAATTAAAAATGCTTTTTTTCTCGGTTCTCTGGCCAGATACGAGATAGAAGTGGCCAATGGCCACCTCATCTCTCTTGACGATGCAAACCCGACGCACTTTCGTGCCCGGGGGACTAATGTGGCTGTGGCTCTCGATACCCTTACTGTCTATGTGAAGAAAACAGACGTTTGA
- a CDS encoding amino acid ABC transporter permease: MGMNYTFDWGVLWRQPYGIWLLQGIWLTLKIGFIAWIIALFLGIMIGTLRVTPWRWLRFVATAYTELFRNIPFLVQLFFWYYAGPMIFGEHIGREINQILGLNYYVSIFALGLYTASRVAEHMRAGFASINKEQYQAVLSTGMTYYQMYRYVIIPYALRIIIPPITTEFLTIFKNSSIAMTIGVAELTFMSYRIDAETFHGLEATTGAMLIYLLLGLTVVRLMGIIEAKFKIPGMIGRQ, translated from the coding sequence ATGGGAATGAACTACACGTTCGACTGGGGCGTACTGTGGCGGCAGCCTTACGGCATTTGGCTGCTGCAAGGCATCTGGCTCACCTTGAAGATCGGTTTCATCGCCTGGATCATCGCACTGTTCCTCGGCATTATGATTGGAACCCTGCGGGTGACCCCGTGGCGCTGGTTGCGCTTCGTTGCCACGGCCTACACTGAACTCTTTCGAAATATACCTTTCCTGGTCCAGCTTTTCTTCTGGTACTATGCCGGGCCCATGATTTTCGGTGAACATATCGGCAGGGAAATCAACCAGATTCTGGGTCTCAACTACTACGTTTCTATTTTTGCTCTGGGACTGTATACGGCCTCACGTGTAGCTGAACACATGCGCGCCGGCTTTGCCTCTATCAACAAAGAGCAATATCAGGCAGTTCTGTCAACTGGAATGACCTACTACCAAATGTATCGTTATGTGATTATCCCGTATGCCCTGCGAATCATCATACCACCTATCACCACTGAGTTTCTCACAATTTTCAAGAATTCATCCATCGCCATGACCATAGGAGTGGCTGAATTGACTTTTATGAGCTACCGAATCGACGCTGAAACCTTCCACGGCTTGGAGGCAACTACAGGAGCCATGTTGATCTACCTGCTCCTTGGACTCACCGTGGTGCGCCTCATGGGGATCATTGAAGCCAAATTCAAGATTCCCGGCATGATCGGGAGGCAATGA
- a CDS encoding EamA family transporter — MNLTAVVLVLLSAAIHVGWNFLTKSSESPMAFSLLKGTFLLAFGAVVLLSIPGQMIPQELWIYVLASGVIHGIYILALSIAYETGDISYVYPIARSAPALVPVAAFFILGETITWRGGIGIAIVMTCVLLLQFRNSGDSEGEGLRTSIRKKDTRWAFITLGAVVAYTLVDKAAMVSFSNHPEMPTSVRGPVFFLLQVMLCYLLFWGYWLIKKKLAIREVWKREWPRGLVAAAGTLASYSLILHVMQTEEVSYIVTLRQASVLLAVLVGWFILREPYGKQRLILSGAMVVGFYLVATAA; from the coding sequence ATGAATTTAACCGCTGTAGTGCTCGTTTTGCTATCTGCCGCCATTCATGTGGGTTGGAATTTCCTGACCAAATCCAGTGAAAGCCCCATGGCGTTTTCACTGTTGAAGGGTACTTTTTTGCTTGCCTTTGGGGCAGTGGTGCTGCTGAGCATACCTGGACAGATGATTCCGCAGGAACTGTGGATCTATGTCCTGGCCTCCGGGGTGATACACGGTATATATATTCTAGCCCTTAGTATTGCCTATGAAACGGGTGACATTTCGTATGTCTATCCCATTGCCAGGTCGGCACCGGCACTGGTGCCTGTTGCCGCTTTTTTCATACTCGGAGAAACGATCACTTGGCGTGGTGGTATCGGCATTGCGATTGTCATGACCTGCGTCTTGCTGCTCCAGTTCAGAAACAGCGGTGATTCTGAGGGGGAAGGACTCAGGACATCCATTCGCAAGAAAGACACCCGTTGGGCCTTCATTACCCTGGGGGCGGTGGTGGCCTACACCCTGGTGGACAAAGCAGCAATGGTCAGCTTCAGCAACCACCCAGAGATGCCGACGAGTGTTCGTGGACCGGTTTTTTTTCTCCTCCAGGTGATGCTCTGCTATTTGCTATTCTGGGGCTACTGGTTGATAAAGAAAAAACTGGCAATCAGAGAAGTGTGGAAAAGAGAATGGCCGCGCGGGCTGGTAGCAGCTGCTGGCACACTGGCTTCATATAGTTTGATCCTGCACGTCATGCAGACAGAAGAGGTCAGCTACATCGTCACTCTCCGCCAGGCTAGCGTGCTTCTAGCCGTACTGGTGGGCTGGTTCATTTTGCGGGAGCCGTATGGCAAGCAGCGGCTGATTCTTTCTGGAGCCATGGTGGTAGGATTCTATCTGGTGGCAACAGCAGCCTGA
- a CDS encoding amino acid ABC transporter permease, protein MMFDAVARNLPFLMGGFLVTLQLTFWALAGGIALGIMVGLGRISRSKWIYQPVTVYVNFVRNMPLILVIFWFYFVMPIFAGRPLNPFLSAVISFIIFEATYFGEIFRAGYQSISRDLIHAAYSTGLTYSQTARYILIPLAFRRMLPSLITQSIVTFQDTSLAFVIGVQEFVRRTSIVDNLEVRSIQLFGFVAIVFFVFCFIGSKISLHFEGKARKSGIL, encoded by the coding sequence ATGATGTTCGATGCTGTGGCCCGCAACCTGCCGTTCTTGATGGGGGGATTTCTGGTTACCCTCCAGCTCACTTTCTGGGCTCTGGCAGGAGGAATTGCCCTGGGGATCATGGTGGGTCTGGGCAGGATTTCGAGGAGCAAGTGGATCTATCAACCAGTCACTGTCTACGTCAATTTTGTCCGCAATATGCCGCTTATTCTGGTCATATTCTGGTTCTATTTCGTTATGCCCATATTCGCCGGCAGACCTCTCAATCCCTTTCTCTCAGCAGTCATTTCATTCATTATCTTTGAAGCAACGTATTTTGGAGAGATATTTCGCGCCGGCTACCAGTCTATCAGTAGAGACTTGATACATGCGGCCTACTCCACAGGTCTGACTTATTCGCAGACAGCTCGTTATATTCTGATCCCTCTGGCTTTCAGACGCATGCTGCCCAGCCTGATCACCCAATCCATCGTCACTTTCCAGGACACCAGCCTTGCCTTCGTCATCGGTGTGCAGGAGTTTGTCAGACGTACCTCAATTGTAGACAACCTGGAGGTGCGTTCAATTCAGCTGTTCGGATTCGTTGCCATTGTCTTTTTCGTTTTCTGCTTTATCGGTTCCAAGATATCTCTCCACTTTGAAGGAAAGGCGAGGAAGTCAGGAATCCTATGA